In one window of Gossypium hirsutum isolate 1008001.06 chromosome A01, Gossypium_hirsutum_v2.1, whole genome shotgun sequence DNA:
- the LOC107917021 gene encoding uncharacterized protein isoform X1 — MEVIIRDTDLHWLPTRAWAPRSQGHRWPIFRQVLVPFRGSEDNPLHLKLMGDLRQIVPMKYDPRDENSIKAVIAKANVVIKLIGREYETRNFSFEEVNHFMAEQLAVVKIVKCTVNDIPVDIPFNQTAGLSALCFLEKVDQLIGKDHLFKRSIILIKAWCYYESRILGAHHGLISTYALETMILYIINVFHSSLFCSICILLDF; from the exons ATGGAGGTGATCATCCGCGATACGGATCTACACTGGCTTCCCACAAGGGCATGGGCACCTCGTTCGCAAGGGCACCGATGGCCGATCTTCCGTCAG GTGTTAGTTCCCTTCAGAGGTTCCGAGGATAACCCTCTTCATCTCAAGTTGATGGGAGATTTAAGACAG ATAGTGCCAATGAAATACGACCCGAGGGATGAAAATTCAATCAAGGCTGTGATAGCAAAAGCTAATGTTGTTATCAAACTCATTG GAAGAGAGTATGAGACAAGAAACTTTAGCTTTGAGGAAGTGAACCATTTCATGGCAGAACAACTGGCAGTG GTTAAAATAGTGAAATGCACTGTGAATGACATACCGGTGGACATCCCTTTCAATCAAACGGCTGGTCTATCTGCACTTTGCTTTCTGGAGAAG GTTGACCAGCTAATTGGAAAAGATCATCTTTTCAAACGCAGTATTATTTTGATCAAGGCCTGGTGCTATTACGAGAGCCGGATCCTTGGTGCACACCATGGCTTGATTTCTacatatgcattagaaacaatgattttatatatcattaatgTCTTTCATTCATCCTTATTTTGTTCTATTTGTATTTTGTTAGATTTCTAG
- the LOC107918214 gene encoding sodium/calcium exchanger NCL, with translation MTAKHYLFLFLFIFCFSSFPSHARFITGRPSPTGLLSDGISTVKNLPYLLLKPPVSAEESCEQSYGFLPCTTTVLGNMFLIIVYGYLMYLAATYLSYGSELLLEILGPGIVGGLFLPMLGALPDAMLILVSGLSGTAETAQSQVSVGMGLLAGSTVMLLTVIWGSCIIVGRCDLHDSVAIDGTNTKGFNLKESGVSTDIWTCYAARIMAISVIPFLIVQLPQALSSTSGRHLAVLIALIISLLMLVSYCVYQVFQPWIQRRRLAFAKHKHVISGILRHLKKHALGRLLTDDGEPDTEIIRKLFETIDENHDGGLSPSELRALIIGIRFEEIDLDQDDAVSKVIADFDTSRDNLVQEDEFVEGITKWINEAKQTGGAYLESNTGTFKFIDHFHQQTKREHALLGSEEQSDEVVENVENPRWISIKAVLMLLLGTLIAAAFADPLVDAVDNFSEATSIPSFFISFIALPLATNSSEAVSAIIFASRKKQRTASLTFSELYGAVTMNNVLCLSVFLALVYVRGLTWDFSSEVLVILIVCVVMGAFASFRTTFPLWTCSVAYILYPFSLGLVYVLDYIFGWS, from the exons ATGACTGCCAAACATTACCTATTCctttttttgttcatcttctgTTTCTCATCGTTTCCATCTCACGCTCGCTTCATCACTGGCCGTCCATCCCCAACAGGTCTCCTTTCCGATGGGATTTCCACCGTCAAAAACCTACCTTACCTCCTCCTTAAACCGCCGGTTTCAGCTGAGGAGTCGTGCGAACAGTCGTATGGGTTCTTACCCTGCACCACGACAGTCCTGGGGAACATGTTTTTGATCATTGTTTATGGATACCTCATGTATTTGGCTGCTACGTACTTGTCCTATGGAAGTGAGCTTTTGCTTGAGATCCTCGGTCCCGGTATTGTTGGAGGATTGTTCTTGCCTATGCTTGGAGCTCTTCCGGATGCAATGCTTATTCTCG TGTCCGGACTTTCCGGAACTGCCGAAACTGCTCAAAGCCAGGTCTCGGTCGGAATGGGGTTGCTAGCGGGGTCTACTGTCATGCTTCTCACTGTGATATGGGGATCCTGCATTATTGTCGGCAGGTGTGATCTTCATGATTCGGTTGCGATCGATGGAACAAACACGAAAGGTTTTAACTTAAAAG AGTCTGGTGTCAGTACGGATATTTGGACATGCTATGCTGCAAGAATAATGGCTATATCAGTTATTCCTTTTCTTATTGTTCAACTGCCACAAGCTTTAAGTTCGACTTCGGGACGACACCTAGCCGTTTTGATTGCGCTTATCATATCGCTCTTGATGTTGGTTTCTTATTGCGTTTATCAG GTCTTTCAGCCTTGGATCCAGAGAAGACGACTCGCTTTTGCGAAGCACAAACATGTCATATCGGGAATTTTAAGGCACTTGAAAAAGCATGCTCTGGGAAGGCTTCTTACTGATGATGGTGAACCTGATACAGAGATCATAAGGAA GTTGTTCGAGACGATTGATGAGAATCATGATGGTGGTCTTTCTCCTTCCGAACTGAGAGCGTTGATTATAGGAATCCGATTTGAAGAGATCGACTTGGATCAGGACGATGCCGTGAGTAAAGTAATTGCTGATTTCGATACCTCCCGTGACAATCTTGTACAGGAAGATGAGTTTGTAGAAGGAATCACGAAATGGATTAACGAGGCAAAACAAACCGGGGGTGCTTATCTCGAATCTAATACCGGAACGTTTAAGTTTATAGACCATTTTCACCAG CAAACAAAGAGAGAACATGCTCTGTTAGGATCGGAGGAACAAAGCGATGAGGTCGTCGAGAATGTTGAAAACCCTCGATGGATCTCGATCAAAGCAGTACTAATGTTATTGCTAGGTACCCTTATCGCAGCTGCCTTTGCAGATCCACTTGTAGACGCTGTCGATAACTTCTCCGAAGCGACAAGCATTCCATCTTTTTTCATCTCATTCATCGCATTGCCATTAGCTACCAATTCGAGTGAAGCCGTTTCGGCTATCATCTTTGCCTCACGCAAGAAGCAGAGGACTGCATCTTTAACATTTTCCGAG CTTTATGGGGCGGTAACGATGAATAACGTCCTCTGCTTATCGGTTTTCTTGGCGCTCGTTTACGTAAGGGGACTAACATGGGATTTCTCGTCTGAGGTGTTGGTGATTCTTATCGTTTGCGTCGTGATGGGCGCATTCGCCAGTTTCCGAACCACATTCCCGCTTTGGACATGTTCGGTTGCATACATCCTTTATCCGTTCTCGTTGGGGCTCGTATATGTTCTCGATTACATCTTCGGCTGGTCGTAG
- the LOC107917021 gene encoding uncharacterized protein isoform X2, translated as MGSQVLVPFRGSEDNPLHLKLMGDLRQIVPMKYDPRDENSIKAVIAKANVVIKLIGREYETRNFSFEEVNHFMAEQLAVVKIVKCTVNDIPVDIPFNQTAGLSALCFLEKVDQLIGKDHLFKRSIILIKAWCYYESRILGAHHGLISTYALETMILYIINVFHSSLFCSICILLDF; from the exons ATGGGATCTCAGGTGTTAGTTCCCTTCAGAGGTTCCGAGGATAACCCTCTTCATCTCAAGTTGATGGGAGATTTAAGACAG ATAGTGCCAATGAAATACGACCCGAGGGATGAAAATTCAATCAAGGCTGTGATAGCAAAAGCTAATGTTGTTATCAAACTCATTG GAAGAGAGTATGAGACAAGAAACTTTAGCTTTGAGGAAGTGAACCATTTCATGGCAGAACAACTGGCAGTG GTTAAAATAGTGAAATGCACTGTGAATGACATACCGGTGGACATCCCTTTCAATCAAACGGCTGGTCTATCTGCACTTTGCTTTCTGGAGAAG GTTGACCAGCTAATTGGAAAAGATCATCTTTTCAAACGCAGTATTATTTTGATCAAGGCCTGGTGCTATTACGAGAGCCGGATCCTTGGTGCACACCATGGCTTGATTTCTacatatgcattagaaacaatgattttatatatcattaatgTCTTTCATTCATCCTTATTTTGTTCTATTTGTATTTTGTTAGATTTCTAG
- the LOC107916893 gene encoding protein SPEAR2 translates to MAPEDQTHRCSNNSNTSGGNNNIIGKSSKKQRPKKVPQRGLGVAQLEKIRLEEQQKKDPGASLILPLIPSFHPPNHPSSSSSSSSSSIADVSPPPTSFFRPQNIDGNTSAAVPLTSNVNGHKFWGSCCEFNIEKGCPGLDPGWIFRTNLSLPYESEPVWSLPSLMQRGQPFHQHQPPPSMMNLSSRTSSSTSVMNIQTEPPSNQKYYRPLLPEEEKVIGMKRPYPFSLDNAPGPLFTPNILPLFIPSMDKLKLHQVPKIPHSISNPTPRISVPRKGLRVRPRTAFSPEISSH, encoded by the exons ATGGCACCAGAAGATCAAACCCATAGATGTAGCAACAACAGTAACACCAGCGGTGGAAACAACAATATTATTGGTAAGTCTTCTAAGAAGCAAAGGCCTAAAAAAGTACCCCAAAGAGGGCTCGGTGTGGCACAGCTTGAAAAGATACGATTAGAAGAACAACAAAAGAAAGATCCAGGAGCATCTTTGATTTTGCCACTAATCCCAAGTTTCCATCCCCCAAATcacccttcttcttcttcttcctcatcttcttcttcaattGCTGATGTTTCACCCCCTCCGACTTCGTTCTTTAGGCCTCAAAACATTGATGGAAACACTAGTGCTGCTGTTCCATTGACAAGTAATGTTAATGGACATAAGTTTTGGGGTTCTTGTTGTGAGTTCAACATTGAAAAAGGGTGTCCTGGATTGGATCCTGGTTGGATTTTTAGGACCAATTTGAGTTTGCCTTATGAATCTGAACCTGTTTGGTCTTTGCCTAGTTTGATGCAAAGGGGACAACCTTTTCACCAACATCAACCTCCTCCTTCAATG ATGAATTTGTCATCAAGAACTTCATCATCAACATCTGTAATGAATATTCAGACGGAGCCCCCTTCAAACCAAAAGTACTACAGGCCTTTATTGCCTGAAGAGGagaag GTGATTGGCATGAAGAGACCATATCCTTTCTCACTAGACAATGCTCCAGGCCCCCTCTTCACACCAAATATCCTCCCATTGTTCATTCCATCTATGGACAAATTGAAACTACATCAAGTACCAAAGATACCACATTCAATTTCGAACCCGACGCCTCGAATTTCAG TTCCAAGGAAGGGCCTTCGTGTTCGACCTCGAACGGCGTTTTCACCCGAGATTTCCTCACATTAG